A window from Streptomyces sp. NBC_00335 encodes these proteins:
- a CDS encoding vWA domain-containing protein, producing the protein MEPHQDRTPGTPRTPGTSLRGRPARRRTYGRLTAALLAGGLLLTGCGSGGASRSADGEWKGGDSGPRPSATRPGGESTEGESDGRRPTAPPADYLSTFALDVDTASYGYARRTLADGKLPDPATVRPEEFVNSFRQDYQEPDGDGFSVTVDGARTTEANWSLVRVGLATRVGNGGADGAEARPPAALTFVVDVSGSMAEPGRLDLVRSSMKLMTDQLREDDSVAIVTFSGKAQTRLPMTRVEGHRDRIQEVVAALRTADSTNVEAGVVRGYEVAVESLRPGATNRVVLLSDALANTGATSADTILNRIGEARSKHGITLFGVGVGSQFNDAFMEQLADRGDGHTTYVSDAEGARKVFCEDLPAHVQLRARDAKAQVAFDPQTVERFRLIGYDDRRVADGDFRNNNVDGGEVGSGHTVTALYAVRLRPGATGHLATATVRWLDPRTRAPHEESGKIEAAALSGDVWTGASTRFQVTAVAAYFASALRERDGGWERVPGALPLGTLAGHADRLFGSTEDPAVRQLAQSVHEARALTG; encoded by the coding sequence ATGGAGCCCCACCAGGACCGCACGCCCGGCACGCCCCGCACCCCCGGCACGTCGCTCAGGGGCCGCCCGGCCCGGCGGAGAACCTACGGCAGACTGACCGCCGCGCTCCTCGCCGGCGGCCTCCTGCTGACCGGCTGCGGAAGCGGCGGTGCGAGCCGCAGCGCCGACGGGGAGTGGAAGGGCGGCGACTCCGGGCCGCGGCCGTCCGCCACCCGCCCCGGCGGGGAGAGCACGGAAGGCGAGAGCGACGGACGGCGCCCCACCGCACCGCCCGCCGACTACCTCTCCACCTTCGCGCTCGACGTGGACACCGCCAGCTACGGGTACGCCCGCCGCACCCTCGCGGACGGCAAGCTCCCCGACCCGGCCACCGTGCGCCCCGAGGAGTTCGTCAACAGCTTCCGCCAGGACTACCAGGAGCCCGACGGCGACGGCTTCTCCGTCACCGTGGACGGGGCCCGCACCACCGAGGCGAACTGGTCCCTGGTCCGCGTAGGCCTCGCCACCCGCGTCGGGAACGGCGGGGCGGACGGCGCCGAGGCGCGGCCGCCGGCGGCGCTGACCTTCGTCGTGGACGTCTCCGGTTCCATGGCCGAGCCCGGCCGCCTCGACCTCGTCCGCAGTTCCATGAAGCTGATGACCGACCAGCTCCGCGAAGACGACTCGGTCGCCATCGTCACCTTCAGCGGGAAGGCCCAGACCCGGCTGCCGATGACCCGCGTCGAGGGCCACCGCGACCGGATCCAGGAGGTCGTCGCCGCGCTGCGCACCGCCGACTCCACCAACGTGGAGGCGGGGGTCGTCCGCGGGTACGAGGTGGCGGTCGAGTCCCTGCGGCCCGGCGCCACCAACCGGGTCGTCCTGCTCTCCGACGCCCTGGCCAACACCGGCGCCACCTCCGCCGACACCATCCTGAACCGGATCGGCGAAGCCCGGAGCAAGCACGGCATCACCCTGTTCGGCGTGGGTGTGGGCAGCCAGTTCAACGACGCCTTCATGGAACAGCTCGCCGACCGGGGCGACGGACACACCACCTACGTCTCCGACGCGGAGGGCGCCCGCAAGGTGTTCTGCGAGGACCTGCCGGCTCACGTGCAGCTGCGGGCCCGCGATGCCAAGGCCCAGGTCGCCTTCGATCCGCAGACCGTCGAACGGTTCCGGCTGATCGGCTACGACGACCGCCGCGTCGCCGACGGCGACTTCAGGAACAACAACGTGGACGGGGGAGAGGTCGGCTCCGGCCACACCGTGACCGCCCTGTACGCGGTGCGGCTGCGCCCCGGCGCCACCGGACACCTGGCTACGGCGACGGTGCGCTGGCTGGACCCGCGCACCCGGGCGCCGCACGAGGAATCCGGCAAGATCGAGGCGGCGGCCCTGTCCGGCGACGTGTGGACCGGGGCGTCCACCCGCTTCCAGGTCACCGCGGTGGCGGCCTACTTCGCCTCCGCCCTGCGCGAGCGCGACGGAGGCTGGGAGCGGGTACCGGGCGCCCTCCCGCTGGGGACCCTGGCCGGGCACGCGGACCGGCTGTTCGGGAGCACCGAGGATCCGGCCGTACGCCAGCTGGCGCAGTCCGTGCACGAGGCCCGGGCGCTCACCGGCTGA